The Ananas comosus cultivar F153 linkage group 7, ASM154086v1, whole genome shotgun sequence genome has a window encoding:
- the LOC109712361 gene encoding uncharacterized protein LOC109712361 isoform X7 codes for MNPTNTVFDTHGCCPTEPELLCRHLSERRVRRAQRRLVAPAAELRRRRWHPPPLLPRLLRPGLRRVGADRQSERRRREPQRCRPVAVGGQRKCLNSSHKNVIDEADKLLDMDFERAIADVLKAVPKERQTYLFSATMTKKVWKHFIQFEQTYGDLSSMLKLELRKLKWEARVRNLI; via the exons ATGAACCCCACCAATACCGTCTTCG ACACCCACGGCTGCTGCCCAACTGAGCCAGAATTACTATGCCGGCATCTGTCCGAACGTCGAGTCCGTCGTGCGCAGCGTCGTCTCGTAgcgcctgcagcagagcttcgCCGCCGGCGCTGGCACCCTCCGCCTCTTCTTCCACGACTGCTTCGTCCGG GGCTGCGACGCGTCGGTGCTGATCGCCAATCCGAACGGCGACGACGAGAGCCACAACGGTGCCGACCTGTTGCTGTCGGCGGACAGCGCAAATGCCTGAATTCTTCTCATAAAAAT GTCATAGATGAGGCTGATAAGTTGCTCGACATGGATTTTGAAAGAGCCATTGCTGACGTCTTGAAGGCTGTTCCCAAAGAACGTCAAACATACCTGTTTTCAGCTACTATGACTAAAAAG GTGTGGAAACACTTTATTCAGTTTGAACAGACATATGGTGATTTGTCAAGCATGTTGAA
- the LOC109712361 gene encoding uncharacterized protein LOC109712361 isoform X2, with amino-acid sequence MNPTNTVFDTHGCCPTEPELLCRHLSERRVRRAQRRLVAPAAELRRRRWHPPPLLPRLLRPGLRRVGADRQSERRRREPQRCRPVAVGGQRKCLNSSHKNVIYRYDLCYQVIDEADKLLDMDFERAIADVLKAVPKERQTYLFSATMTKKVWKHFIQFEQTYGDLSSMLKLELRKLKWEARVRNLI; translated from the exons ATGAACCCCACCAATACCGTCTTCG ACACCCACGGCTGCTGCCCAACTGAGCCAGAATTACTATGCCGGCATCTGTCCGAACGTCGAGTCCGTCGTGCGCAGCGTCGTCTCGTAgcgcctgcagcagagcttcgCCGCCGGCGCTGGCACCCTCCGCCTCTTCTTCCACGACTGCTTCGTCCGG GGCTGCGACGCGTCGGTGCTGATCGCCAATCCGAACGGCGACGACGAGAGCCACAACGGTGCCGACCTGTTGCTGTCGGCGGACAGCGCAAATGCCTGAATTCTTCTCATAAAAATGTG ATTTATCGGTACGACTTGTGTTATCAGGTCATAGATGAGGCTGATAAGTTGCTCGACATGGATTTTGAAAGAGCCATTGCTGACGTCTTGAAGGCTGTTCCCAAAGAACGTCAAACATACCTGTTTTCAGCTACTATGACTAAAAAG GTGTGGAAACACTTTATTCAGTTTGAACAGACATATGGTGATTTGTCAAGCATGTTGAA
- the LOC109712361 gene encoding uncharacterized protein LOC109712361 isoform X5, translating into MNPTNTVFDTHGCCPTEPELLCRHLSERRVRRAQRRLVAPAAELRRRRWHPPPLLPRLLRPGLRRVGADRQSERRRREPQRCRPVAVGGQRKCLNSSHKNVVIDEADKLLDMDFERAIADVLKAVPKERQTYLFSATMTKKVWKHFIQFEQTYGDLSSMLKLELRKLKWEARVRNLI; encoded by the exons ATGAACCCCACCAATACCGTCTTCG ACACCCACGGCTGCTGCCCAACTGAGCCAGAATTACTATGCCGGCATCTGTCCGAACGTCGAGTCCGTCGTGCGCAGCGTCGTCTCGTAgcgcctgcagcagagcttcgCCGCCGGCGCTGGCACCCTCCGCCTCTTCTTCCACGACTGCTTCGTCCGG GGCTGCGACGCGTCGGTGCTGATCGCCAATCCGAACGGCGACGACGAGAGCCACAACGGTGCCGACCTGTTGCTGTCGGCGGACAGCGCAAATGCCTGAATTCTTCTCATAAAAATGTG GTCATAGATGAGGCTGATAAGTTGCTCGACATGGATTTTGAAAGAGCCATTGCTGACGTCTTGAAGGCTGTTCCCAAAGAACGTCAAACATACCTGTTTTCAGCTACTATGACTAAAAAG GTGTGGAAACACTTTATTCAGTTTGAACAGACATATGGTGATTTGTCAAGCATGTTGAA
- the LOC109712361 gene encoding uncharacterized protein LOC109712361 isoform X6: MNPTNTVFELLCRHLSERRVRRAQRRLVAPAAELRRRRWHPPPLLPRLLRPGLRRVGADRQSERRRREPQRCRPVAVGGQRKCLNSSHKNVIYRYDLCYQVIDEADKLLDMDFERAIADVLKAVPKERQTYLFSATMTKKVWKHFIQFEQTYGDLSSMLKLELRKLKWEARVRNLI, from the exons ATGAACCCCACCAATACCGTCTTCG AATTACTATGCCGGCATCTGTCCGAACGTCGAGTCCGTCGTGCGCAGCGTCGTCTCGTAgcgcctgcagcagagcttcgCCGCCGGCGCTGGCACCCTCCGCCTCTTCTTCCACGACTGCTTCGTCCGG GGCTGCGACGCGTCGGTGCTGATCGCCAATCCGAACGGCGACGACGAGAGCCACAACGGTGCCGACCTGTTGCTGTCGGCGGACAGCGCAAATGCCTGAATTCTTCTCATAAAAATGTG ATTTATCGGTACGACTTGTGTTATCAGGTCATAGATGAGGCTGATAAGTTGCTCGACATGGATTTTGAAAGAGCCATTGCTGACGTCTTGAAGGCTGTTCCCAAAGAACGTCAAACATACCTGTTTTCAGCTACTATGACTAAAAAG GTGTGGAAACACTTTATTCAGTTTGAACAGACATATGGTGATTTGTCAAGCATGTTGAA
- the LOC109712361 gene encoding uncharacterized protein LOC109712361 isoform X3, which produces MNPTNTVFDTHGCCPTEPELLCRHLSERRVRRAQRRLVAPAAELRRRRWHPPPLLPRLLRPGLRRVGADRQSERRRREPQRCRPVAVGGQRKCLNSSHKNIYRYDLCYQVIDEADKLLDMDFERAIADVLKAVPKERQTYLFSATMTKKVWKHFIQFEQTYGDLSSMLKLELRKLKWEARVRNLI; this is translated from the exons ATGAACCCCACCAATACCGTCTTCG ACACCCACGGCTGCTGCCCAACTGAGCCAGAATTACTATGCCGGCATCTGTCCGAACGTCGAGTCCGTCGTGCGCAGCGTCGTCTCGTAgcgcctgcagcagagcttcgCCGCCGGCGCTGGCACCCTCCGCCTCTTCTTCCACGACTGCTTCGTCCGG GGCTGCGACGCGTCGGTGCTGATCGCCAATCCGAACGGCGACGACGAGAGCCACAACGGTGCCGACCTGTTGCTGTCGGCGGACAGCGCAAATGCCTGAATTCTTCTCATAAAAAT ATTTATCGGTACGACTTGTGTTATCAGGTCATAGATGAGGCTGATAAGTTGCTCGACATGGATTTTGAAAGAGCCATTGCTGACGTCTTGAAGGCTGTTCCCAAAGAACGTCAAACATACCTGTTTTCAGCTACTATGACTAAAAAG GTGTGGAAACACTTTATTCAGTTTGAACAGACATATGGTGATTTGTCAAGCATGTTGAA
- the LOC109712361 gene encoding uncharacterized protein LOC109712361 isoform X1 yields MPPLCPPHLSLTPLISLTPSSSSNPRRPWPPRWRRPWPPRRRRRRRRRRPLPPHRLHHRLLRLVPRARPRLCPPPSSPAPVFARSALSFSGYLVELERGGGGSGGGGGGGGGGADPSGPLVSVDNLRAYLQIINNASILGLDHDIADHAFELFRERVKRERMEIGRLLKERRSLIIHHSGDSTRDHRQ; encoded by the exons ATGCCTCCCCTGTGTCCACCACATCTCTCCCTCACCCCCCTCATCTCCCTCACCCCCTCATCCTCCTCAAACCCACGACGACCATGGCCACCACGGTGGCGGCGACCATGGCCaccacggcggcggcgacgacgacgacgacgacgacccctTCCTCCCCACCGGCTTCATCACCGCCTTCTCCGCCTGGTCCCTCGAGCCCGCCCCCGTCTTTGCCCGCCACCGTCTTCGCCCGCCCCCGTCTTCGCCCGCTCCGCCCTCTCCTTCTCCGGCTACCTCGTCGAGCTCGAGCgtggcggtggcggcagcggaggaggaggaggaggaggcggtggcggcgccgaTCCCTCGGGGCCGCTCGTCTCCGTCGACAACCTCCGAGCCTACCTGCAAATCATCAACAACGCCTCTATTCTAGGGCTCGATCACGACATCGCGGATCACGCCTTTGAGCTCTTTAG GGAGAGggtaaagagagaaaggatgGAGATTGGGAGACTGTTGAAGGAAAGAAGAAGCCTCATCATCCACCACTCAGGAGACAGCaccag AGATCATCGCCAATGA
- the LOC109712361 gene encoding uncharacterized protein LOC109712361 isoform X4, protein MNPTNTVFDTHGCCPTEPELLCRHLSERRVRRAQRRLVAPAAELRRRRWHPPPLLPRLLRPGLRRVGADRQSERRRREPQRCRPVAVGGQRKCLNSSHKNVIYRYDLCYQVIDEADKLLDMDFERAIADVLKAVPKERQTYLFSATMTKKVWKHFIQFEQTYGDLSSMLKNSWSCGN, encoded by the exons ATGAACCCCACCAATACCGTCTTCG ACACCCACGGCTGCTGCCCAACTGAGCCAGAATTACTATGCCGGCATCTGTCCGAACGTCGAGTCCGTCGTGCGCAGCGTCGTCTCGTAgcgcctgcagcagagcttcgCCGCCGGCGCTGGCACCCTCCGCCTCTTCTTCCACGACTGCTTCGTCCGG GGCTGCGACGCGTCGGTGCTGATCGCCAATCCGAACGGCGACGACGAGAGCCACAACGGTGCCGACCTGTTGCTGTCGGCGGACAGCGCAAATGCCTGAATTCTTCTCATAAAAATGTG ATTTATCGGTACGACTTGTGTTATCAGGTCATAGATGAGGCTGATAAGTTGCTCGACATGGATTTTGAAAGAGCCATTGCTGACGTCTTGAAGGCTGTTCCCAAAGAACGTCAAACATACCTGTTTTCAGCTACTATGACTAAAAAG GTGTGGAAACACTTTATTCAGTTTGAACAGACATATGGTGATTTGTCAAGCATGTTGAA